One Nicotiana sylvestris chromosome 12, ASM39365v2, whole genome shotgun sequence genomic window carries:
- the LOC138884015 gene encoding uncharacterized protein produces MDESKEIDTPIATTTKLDLDEHGSSIDQKLYRGMIGSLLYLTASRPDIVFSIGLCACFQANPKESHLTVVKRILRYLKGTTDLCLCEGEGPESSDSKKAQKSPSEVSSSLTENLENRFVLVGPIRDVELPELRRSEGKKKFEKEKEKEGECGDVRGKWKGVADYSPTVVPAICGVAQEIAEESGKKLGGSGSSEVAEGLVNLSSQGDKPGSSVEETLADLLKKVGASYNPKKRRTLTPKAPSAPKPSKKRKASSPTPTKTSLPKGRATRSRVKQSESDLQKALAESKKKRMDKGKGKVVESSENVDVEEMERFYQEKVTTVEVPTPKPKKPKTSSKKSSSMFEAPETSLAKRTRSAVKSKQVRVSEDEEWSGDEESESGGEQDKLAMFGKRNFLKGYGSFG; encoded by the exons atggatgaatcaaaggaaatagacacacccattgcaacaaCTACTAAATTAGACTTAGATGAACATGGTTCATctattgatcagaagttgtataggggtatgattggttcacttttgtatcttactgctagcagacctgacatagttttcagtATAGGGCTTTGTGCTTGTTTTCAGGCTAAtcctaaggaatctcacttgactgttgtcaagaggatactaagatatttaaaaggcactactgatctgtgtctttg TGAGGGGGAAGGACCTGAGTCTTCTGACTCTAAGAAGGCTCAAAAATCCCCTTCTGAGGTAAGTTCTTCTTTGACTGAGAAtttagaaaataggtttgttttggttGGGCCTATCAGGGATGTGGAATTACCCGAGTTAAGAAGGAGTGAAGGTAAaaagaaatttgaaaaagaaaaagagaaagagggTGAATGTGGTGATGTGAGGGGAAAATGGAAAGGAGTGGCTGATTACTCACCCACTGTTGTACCTGCTATTTGTGGGGTTGCACAAGAAATTGCTGAAGAAAGTGGCAAGAAGTTAGGGGGAAGTGGTTCTAGTGAAGTTGCTGAAGGGTTAGTTAACCTAAGTTCACAGGGAGataaacctggttcatctgttgaagAAACCCTAGCAGACCTTTTGAAAAAGGTAGGTGCAAGTTACaatccaaagaaaaggagaactcTCACACCAAAAGCCCCCAGTGCTCCTAAACCTTCCAAGAAACGAAAAGCTTCCTCCCCAACACCTACTAAAACTTCCTTGCCAAAGGGAAGAGCCACTAGAAGCAGGGTGAAACAGAGTGAGAGTGATCTCCAAAAGGCTTTAGCTgaaagtaagaagaaaaggaTGGATAAAGGAAAAGGTAAGGTTGTAGAGTCCTCAGAAAATGTTGATGTTGAGGAGATGGAACGGTTCTATCAGGAGAAAGTTACAACAGTGGAGGTTccgacccccaagcccaaaaagccaaagacttcttccaagaagtcttcctctatGTTTGAGGCTCCTGAAACTTCATTGGCCAAAAGGACCAGGTCTGCAGTAAAAAGCAAACAAGTTAGAGTTtctgaagatgaggaatggagtggtgaTGAAGAAAGTGAGTCTGgtggtgaacaagacaagctggccatgtttggcaaaagaaattttttgaagGGATATGGTTCGTTTGGTTGA
- the LOC138884014 gene encoding uncharacterized protein — protein sequence MDSGCSKHMIGSKNQFLLLEGLKGGNVSFGNGKKGEIIGVEKKELDNQLASIRSDHGTEFENAKFAEFCDEHGIDHNFSSPRTPQQNGVVERKNKILEDMARTMLHSKENIHVVFDETNILSVREEHENEAIGLVKELSEVSAQDKVAPKEGTGDGTATEHGRNIKLKLVGCETSQLDEDGTVTMNKTRLVVQGYSQEEGINYDEIFAPIARLEAIRLLIAFAAHMESTLHQMDVKSVFLNGYLKEEVFVRQPLGFESKECPKHVYKLDKALYGLK from the exons atggatagtggatgctcaaaacatatgattggaagcaagaaccagttccttttaCTTGAGggcttaaaaggaggtaatgtctcctttggaaatgggaaaaaaggtgagattattggggttgaaAAG AAAGAACTAgataatcaacttgcatcaatcaggtctgatcatggaactgaatttgaaaatgctaagttcgCTGAATTTTgcgatgagcatggtatagatcataatttttcttcccctaggactcctcaacaaaatggagtagttgaaagaaagaataagattcttgaagatatggctaggactatgctacATTCTA aagaaaatatacatgtagtttttgatgaaactaacattctttctgtgAGAGAGGAACATGAAaatgaagctattgggctggtaaaagaatTGAGTGAAGTCTCAGCTCAAGATAAAgttgcaccaaaagaaggaacaggtgatggaacag caacagaacatgggagaaacatcaagcTGAAattagttggttgtgaaacctcacaa cttgatgaagatggaacagttacaatgAATAAaacaagactggtggtccaaggttatagccaagaggagggtatAAATTATGATGAGATCTTTGCTCCAATTGCTAGACTAGAAGCAATAAGACTCCttatagcctttgcagcacacatggaatccactcttcatcagatggatgtcaaaagtgtcttcctgaatggctacctaaaagaagaagtgtttgtcagaCAACCTCTAGGGTTTGAGAGTAAGGAGTGTCCGaaacatgtgtacaaattagacaaggctctctatggactcaagtag